The genomic region AAGGAATTCCTGGCAATTGCAATTATTGGAACTGTTGCTTGATTGGTAATTTGTGATTCCCAATTGAATAGCTTCTTCAAAAAGTGGTAAGATGTTCCTGAGGCAGCAGAGCTATGAATTCTGAATGAAGGAAAATGATCAGGTTGGCCTTATTGCCTTTTAGAAGAAATTCTGTAATAAGCTACTTTTTCTCATCTCCTGAATTTCAACTGTATCGGTTATAGAACTTTAAACAGGATGTGATTTTACAGCTAAACTGTATTTCAAATCTTTTTGCACCAAATACtattttcttaataatttactaattttgctagctttttatttttgtttccaaATATACCAAGCAGTTTTTGGTAGTGAAGCTAGTTACATATGATTCAAAATTGAAATGGTGGTTACAGTTGATTTTGTGGGCCTGAGTCACCTTGCTCTTGTAAAATTACTGGTCATGTTGGAATAAACAGAAAAAGGCGGAACCAAGAAATTCAAGGACTTGTTGTTTGAATCAGCCCATAATCTTCCTTCTGAGTCACTCGTTCTTTGTACCTTTTAAATCATTGTTAGTTTAAAGAGTCATGTTTAGTACAACTGGTAGAGCAAGAGATTAAATGCTATCATGGCAGAATTGTGGTAGCTCTAATTCATAtctttatattaatttagTATATTCAATTCAAAGTTACATATCcggtttctttgttttcttgtcttaTTCTGATTCATGTCAGAGatgtatttcttttttttttttgatagaTACCCATTAGCTTAAACTATAGAATGAGAGGTGACTATCTCCCATcccataaatttcaaaacctcCTTCCTGAGATGCAAATTTGAGACCTTAACGTTGAAAGTCTCAAATTCTAACCTTCAGAGTTTCATATTGGGGACTTCAACCAGGATATTTACGCTTATGTATATTAGGTCAGATAGGAGGTTATAGACGTACAGGCTCCTCTGTTATTTTGATGAATGTTTGTGCATGTATGCTTAATGGTGTAGGATAGTCTCTGAGTTAGAAAAGTATTATAATAACCtcatcttttattattattttcctaGGTTACcatattattttaatctttgttTCTTGAAAAAGATTCAATAACTTTGCTTTAAACTCTTGCTTCAACTAgtgaaatggaagaaatgtATGTTTGATTCCATCTCTTCACTTTTTGATGATTCTTATCACtgttgtaaatttttatgtggAGCCAGAGTACAAATAATGGCTAtatatttgatgtaaattCAACTGTAATTTATGAAAATCTGAAGGGTTACATAGAAGTGTTTACTGCATTCAATGTGCCTTTTCTGTGGTGGTTTTTCTGGATTAGATAGCAGTACATGGTCTTTGGATGGATCAGCTAATTTGTAGGtgcaaaaaatcaaatcaaggtGAAAATGAAAACGAAAATAACAAAGCAGCTCCTCTATCTGATGTTTAATGGCTGTGTTTGAAGGTGTTGATGTCCCTGTACTCAGAATTGTACTGAGTTAATGACATCTGATTTCATTTCTCCTTCCTAATTTTAGGGACTTAATGTTGTTACGGTTGAGGGTGGTATTTCTTTTGAATGCTTCCTAGTTATTTCAGAAAAATTATAGTAGAGAGTCTGGAAACATGGAAAACTTGATACTTTGCTTAAGATGCTATGATTTAGTGGATAATTATATTATGTGTAATTCTACTTGTCTTTCTTAGTTGATTGATTAAAGGAAGTGAAGTGAAGAAATTGGCTTGTCTAGCAAATCCTGGAAGTGTAAGTCAAGAAATTGGTTTGTCTAACCAATTGAGGAAGCTTTGTATCAGGAACCTAGGCTCAAAGAAAAACTTTTCTAGCAGAAAAAGCACGAAAAGAGGCTTGGAGTTGCTAATACTACTACGAGTTGGGCTTAGGGTCCAGGTAACAAGCTCAGGGGCAATCTTTGTCTTTAAACTAATTGCTTATCTTTAACAGAGCGGGCCTGTCGTAAATTTGAGGTGCTACGATTCCTTGTGCAGTACTTGATGAAGTCTTAGAGTAGTAGGTCAAATTGATCAAATGTAGTGCACAAGAAAAAATGGATACAACCTGTAAAATGTTCTTGCAAATTCCAAAAGTAGTGCACTCATTGTTCTACACGAATATTTGACGAACTGTAACTGTTTCTCTTTATACTGAAGGTCTGGTCATGGGAATGGTAATCTACTAATTGTAGAACACAATCAGCAAGGAACAATGATAGAAAATAGTAGAATTGTGGGTGAAGAACAGACCAAACAAATCAGTTTATCCATCTTGGGTTAGCACTGGaatgacaaaaacaaaatgctATTACATATAATGGTATCATTAGATGTTACAATACCGTGTGATGGAGGCATCTGCAACAAATATTTTTGCACCACTTGTAATTTTCTACTAAGAACAATAGGATCTTTTCTATATCTGTTTATTTTATGTGGTTACTGCAATGTGTTGTTTGCCACAACAGATATGAAGTTTCTGCTTTCCACTGTCATGGCTAGAGAGTTCCAAAAGGAAAGCATTCTTGGGTGATGGGCGCCTCCTCTCATTAACACTAGAGCAATTTGTGGACATGAGAAGGGAAGGGAATGCCATTGAAGAAGCACTTAAAAACCAAAGCTGATATATCTAATTTATTAAGTAATCTTACTATCATTCCTGTCCCTTGTTTCTGTGATCGAATCAGAGTATGAGCATTTCTAGAGTACTCATGAGCTATTGGTTCTTCTAGTGAATTGGAGAGTTAAGACCCTCTTGAGAAGATAGTGAGTGGAGAACTTGGTGCCTCTTGGATGGGAAGGCTGATGTTTTCCTGAAAGAGGGTCTCTTTTTGAGATGTTGTATAGTTCGTTTGGCATAAAGAGTTCGAAAGAAAGGTGAGGCTCTCTCCTTGAACTTGAGaatgacaaagaaaagaaatctgTAAGCTATCAAAATCATTATAACTGCTGCTAAATCCCACCACTTTGAATGATCCAGCTGAATGCCAAGCATGGTTGTGAGGACAACATCACCTTTCAGTTTTGGACCACCAGGTATGAATCCATCAAACTCAAGCCCGACCATATCGTTCTTGTATGCTCCCTGCATTCTCCATTTTACAAAAATGTCAATTCAAATTGTTTGATTGGGACATTGTTGCATTAGGGCAATAAGCACTGCATTTCTTATGCATAATTTTAACTCTTGTATCCTGTTGCTTTGGATTGCAATGTAAAATTTTTCCcgaaaaaaagaaaggctCATCCCAACTAATTTTCTGGAACTTTTTTGCCTTTAGAGTGGGTGAATAAGctttaacaagaaattatttgttaaaaatttttaacagggCTTGATGTATTGTATCAGCAGATTACTTTTCGTCCACAAATATATCAACTTCGCTCACATTTTATGCCTTAGACATAGTGCAAATGAAATTTCATCTACTAGTCTAGTCTTAGCTTGTGCTGTTGAACATATTTTTCtcacattttaattataaactgCCTTAATTGTACCTGTCAGTTAATTATCCAGGCTCAGTGAAGTTTATTTCTGGTTCTGGAAGTAAGAATGTTTATTCTTCCATGTGGGAATCTGCTTTTCCCTGTTATTTTGtctggttttaaattgaaaaaaataccTGATGAGTTTATCCTAAATGCATTTTTCTAAGACTTGTTCAAAACATGCCACTCCAATAAAAATTACCTGTAATGCCCATGCACCATAGTTGATGTATGAAACAGGGTAACGCCAAAATATCTTAGGAAGATCCGGTAGCAATCGGAAATACCCTGCTGTCATCAGCATAACTCCCTGTGTACCAAAATATTACTTATGATTATAATCAGATATGAAATGCTTGGACATAAATGCAGGAGCTCTTACAAATTTTCTGAAGTTTACGGTTCTTACTATATAACCAGATCCAATTATGACTCCCATCATGAAGTTGGGAACTAGTGAtgctatcatcatcatgcagcTCTCCACAGCTGCAATGGAGCTGATAAGATCGAGGGAGACATATGTAAAATGTGAAATTCCTGGACGAAACTTCACCATGTAATAGGTAATTGATGATGTGGCGAGGGTCATGAGAGTCAAGAATGGGAATGAAGAGAGGAAATTCGACAGTATATAAACAGCAATCCCATAATGTCCATTGCGCCTTTCTCGATAAAAAACCTATGTTAGAACACCGAAAGCAGAAAAGAAAGTTAGTGGAAGCCTAGAaactattagtttttctttttcctttaaccCTGATATGAGATACTTACCTTAAGTTCTTCAATAAAGGATGGGAAGCCTCCTATAGACAGGAATGTCATGAAACCTGATACGAAACCGGCACAGGCTCCACGGGCTAAGATTGCATTGTAGTTTGTTccaatattgaaaaatatagtgCCAACGCAAATAGATAAGGCCACATAGATTGCTATCCTTAACCAGTAATAGCCCAAATCCCTAGACATGTTTACAAAGGACCTCCGTGTCAATGTTGATAGTTGCTTCAACCATTTTGCTTCACTCCTAAGTTTCTTTTCAATCACGAGTCCCTCCTGAAATACAAAATAAGTAAAAGCTAAGGAACTCTTTATGGCATATTCTCTCTTCTTGATATATTTAGCCAGTTGTGAGTAAACCGTAGGCTCTGTGAGGAAGAAAACtcatgtttatcactttgctTAACTTAGGCCGTCAAAGCTTGTAAACAAGTGAATGAAGTGAGATGGACTTGCACTCTAATTAAACTTGATTTTATCCAGAGGATAAAGGTAGATGCTAAAAGCTACATCTCAGTACATGTTTTATGATTAAGTTTGAAGTGCTTACAATGGTTGAGATTTCTTGAATTCTTGCTCTTGCTTTTGCTGCATAATCTGAGCTTCTGTATTTCATAACAAGCAATGCTTTTATCTTTGCTGTTGGTAAGTTTGTCAAAGGATCTAATGTATTTTGAAATTCCTGCAGTCCATAAATgagaaatatatttaattatgacAAAATTGAGATCAGCAGATTGGAGGATAAACTTTGCTGGATAGCCTGAGTtcctataatttcactttgaAATGATTAGAACTATGTATTATTTTGGAAATCTATTAAATGAAGATTACTCTGCTGCATTTCTATGTTGCATGTTAAATCTAATAGCAATGCAAGAAACCAAGTGACTGCTAATTGCTATCtctttgaaaaatgaaaaatgaaaagcaaagaaaatggTACCGCAGGCATACAGATATTATATGAGATCCCTTCAAAGTCTCTGCAACAATGTCGAAATCTGAATTTATGCAACGAAGGAAGTGATCGGAAGGATTTCTCCGACTTGGACATGGAAATCCCGATTCAGCAAAGAACTGcaaaatcaactttgttgctAGAAATGAACAAATTTACTtccaattatatttttatgtggAGA from Theobroma cacao cultivar B97-61/B2 chromosome 9, Criollo_cocoa_genome_V2, whole genome shotgun sequence harbors:
- the LOC18589878 gene encoding ABC transporter G family member 13 isoform X1, with amino-acid sequence MPFTSPTDQPYEEVDGRAGGAQPHQEGLPRGRDKGNMYLVWEDLTVLLPNFGNGPTRRLLNGLTGCAEPGRIMAIMGPSGSGKSTLLDALAGRLSGNVVMTGNVLLNGKKKRLDYGSVAYVTQEDVLLGTLTVRETITYSAHLRLPPSVSREEIDGIVEGTIMEMGLQECADRLIGNWHLRGVSGGEKKRLSIALEILTRPHLLFLDEPTSGLDSASAFFVLQTLRNVGRDGRTVISSIHQPSSEVFSLFDDLFLLSGGEQVYFGEAKLAAKFFAESGFPCPSRRNPSDHFLRCINSDFDIVAETLKGSHIISEFQNTLDPLTNLPTAKIKALLVMKYRSSDYAAKARARIQEISTIEGLVIEKKLRSEAKWLKQLSTLTRRSFVNMSRDLGYYWLRIAIYVALSICVGTIFFNIGTNYNAILARGACAGFVSGFMTFLSIGGFPSFIEELKVFYRERRNGHYGIAVYILSNFLSSFPFLTLMTLATSSITYYMVKFRPGISHFTYVSLDLISSIAAVESCMMMIASLVPNFMMGVIIGSGYIGVMLMTAGYFRLLPDLPKIFWRYPVSYINYGAWALQGAYKNDMVGLEFDGFIPGGPKLKGDVVLTTMLGIQLDHSKWWDLAAVIMILIAYRFLFFVILKFKERASPFFRTLYAKRTIQHLKKRPSFRKTSAFPSKRHQVLHSLSSQEGLNSPIH
- the LOC18589878 gene encoding ABC transporter G family member 13 isoform X2, with the protein product MIEEVDGRAGGAQPHQEGLPRGRDKGNMYLVWEDLTVLLPNFGNGPTRRLLNGLTGCAEPGRIMAIMGPSGSGKSTLLDALAGRLSGNVVMTGNVLLNGKKKRLDYGSVAYVTQEDVLLGTLTVRETITYSAHLRLPPSVSREEIDGIVEGTIMEMGLQECADRLIGNWHLRGVSGGEKKRLSIALEILTRPHLLFLDEPTSGLDSASAFFVLQTLRNVGRDGRTVISSIHQPSSEVFSLFDDLFLLSGGEQVYFGEAKLAAKFFAESGFPCPSRRNPSDHFLRCINSDFDIVAETLKGSHIISEFQNTLDPLTNLPTAKIKALLVMKYRSSDYAAKARARIQEISTIEGLVIEKKLRSEAKWLKQLSTLTRRSFVNMSRDLGYYWLRIAIYVALSICVGTIFFNIGTNYNAILARGACAGFVSGFMTFLSIGGFPSFIEELKVFYRERRNGHYGIAVYILSNFLSSFPFLTLMTLATSSITYYMVKFRPGISHFTYVSLDLISSIAAVESCMMMIASLVPNFMMGVIIGSGYIGVMLMTAGYFRLLPDLPKIFWRYPVSYINYGAWALQGAYKNDMVGLEFDGFIPGGPKLKGDVVLTTMLGIQLDHSKWWDLAAVIMILIAYRFLFFVILKFKERASPFFRTLYAKRTIQHLKKRPSFRKTSAFPSKRHQVLHSLSSQEGLNSPIH